One region of Microbacterium sp. M28 genomic DNA includes:
- the sdhC gene encoding succinate dehydrogenase, cytochrome b556 subunit, producing MSASTRLTPSISETTSKTPRGTLYRGREGMWSWVLHRITGVAIFFFLLVHVLDTALIRVSPEAYNAVIGTYKNPVMALGEVVLVAGIAFHALNGLRIILVDLWKNGARYQRQMFWIVIGLWAVLMAGFVPRHLALAFAGFGGGH from the coding sequence GTGTCCGCAAGCACTCGCTTGACACCGTCGATTTCGGAGACGACATCCAAGACCCCGCGCGGCACGCTCTACCGAGGCCGTGAAGGAATGTGGTCCTGGGTGCTTCACCGCATCACCGGCGTCGCCATCTTCTTCTTCCTCCTGGTGCATGTGCTGGACACAGCGCTGATCCGCGTGTCGCCGGAGGCGTACAACGCGGTGATCGGCACCTACAAGAATCCGGTCATGGCGCTCGGCGAGGTCGTCCTCGTCGCCGGAATCGCGTTCCACGCGCTCAACGGCCTGCGCATCATCCTCGTCGACCTCTGGAAGAACGGCGCGCGGTACCAGCGCCAGATGTTCTGGATCGTCATCGGCCTGTGGGCGGTGCTGATGGCTGGATTCGTCCCGCGCCACCTCGCCCTCGCGTTCGCCGGCTTCGGAGGAGGACACTGA
- a CDS encoding succinate dehydrogenase hydrophobic membrane anchor subunit: MTAQPAVAASGRRTRRFNIEKWGWMFMRVSGVLLVILIFGHLFVNLMLGEGIHALDFAFIAGKFADPWWQWWDVLMLWLALIHGANGMRTIVNDYVTHPTARKALIWALGLAAGLLIVLGTLVVFTFDPCLGVDESSTLWDMCVANGSVGN; encoded by the coding sequence ATGACCGCTCAGCCCGCCGTCGCGGCATCCGGACGCCGCACCCGCCGCTTCAACATCGAGAAGTGGGGATGGATGTTCATGCGGGTCTCCGGGGTGCTCCTGGTGATCCTCATCTTCGGCCACCTCTTCGTCAACCTGATGCTCGGCGAGGGCATCCACGCGCTGGACTTCGCCTTCATCGCCGGAAAGTTCGCCGACCCGTGGTGGCAGTGGTGGGACGTGCTGATGCTGTGGCTCGCCCTCATCCACGGCGCCAACGGCATGCGGACCATCGTCAACGACTACGTCACCCACCCGACCGCCCGCAAGGCACTGATCTGGGCCCTCGGTCTCGCCGCCGGCCTGCTCATCGTGCTCGGAACGCTGGTCGTCTTCACGTTCGACCCCTGCCTGGGCGTGGACGAGTCCAGCACTCTGTGGGACATGTGCGTGGCCAACGGTTCGGTCGGGAACTGA
- the sdhA gene encoding succinate dehydrogenase flavoprotein subunit, producing the protein MTTQTHDSVVRDGVHYHQFDVVIVGAGGAGMRAAIEAGPGAKTAVISKLYPTRSHTGAAQGGMAAALANVEEDNWEWHTFDTVKGGDYLVDQDAAEILAKEAIDAVIDLENMGLPFNRTPEGKIDQRRFGGHTAEHGKTPVRRACYAADRTGHMILQTLFQNCVKLGINFFNEFYVLDLITVQDESGATQVAGVVAYDLATGELHVFQSKAVIFATGGFGKIFKTTSNAHTLTGDGVGIIWRKNLPLEDMEFFQFHPTGLAGLGILLTEGARGEGAILRNASGERFMERYAPTIKDLAPRDIVARSMVQEVLDGRGAGPNKDYVLLDCTHLGAEILETKLPDITEFARTYLGIDPVVEPVPVMPTAHYAMGGIPTNTDAEVLSDNTTVVPGLYAAGECACVSVHGSNRLGTNSLLDINVFGKRAGRNAVEYARTAEFVPLPENPAAFVSDMIEGLRNNQGTERIAVLRKTLQDEMDKGAQVFRTHESLEHVLGVIAELRERYRNVHVDDKGHRFNTDLLEAVELGFLLDLAEVVVYAAQHREESRGGHMRDDFPKRDDENWMKHTMAYLTGDPHSSTPADHIRLDSKPVVQTRYQPMERKY; encoded by the coding sequence GTGACCACCCAGACTCATGACTCCGTCGTCCGCGACGGAGTGCACTACCACCAGTTCGACGTCGTCATCGTCGGCGCCGGGGGCGCCGGGATGCGAGCGGCCATCGAGGCCGGACCCGGCGCGAAGACCGCCGTCATCTCGAAGCTGTACCCGACGCGTTCGCACACCGGCGCAGCGCAGGGCGGCATGGCCGCCGCGCTGGCCAACGTCGAAGAGGACAACTGGGAGTGGCACACCTTCGACACGGTCAAGGGCGGTGACTACCTGGTCGACCAGGACGCGGCGGAGATCCTCGCCAAAGAGGCCATCGACGCGGTCATCGACCTGGAGAACATGGGTCTGCCCTTCAACCGCACCCCCGAGGGCAAGATCGACCAGCGTCGATTCGGCGGCCACACCGCCGAACACGGCAAGACGCCGGTGCGCCGCGCGTGCTACGCCGCCGACCGCACCGGTCACATGATCCTGCAGACGCTGTTCCAGAACTGCGTGAAGCTGGGCATCAACTTCTTCAACGAGTTCTACGTCCTCGATCTCATCACGGTGCAGGACGAGTCCGGCGCCACCCAGGTCGCCGGCGTCGTGGCGTACGACCTCGCCACCGGCGAGCTGCACGTGTTCCAGTCGAAGGCCGTGATCTTCGCAACGGGCGGCTTCGGGAAGATCTTCAAGACCACCTCCAACGCCCACACCCTGACCGGTGACGGCGTCGGGATCATCTGGCGCAAGAACCTCCCGCTCGAGGACATGGAGTTCTTCCAGTTCCATCCGACCGGCCTCGCCGGCCTCGGCATCCTGCTCACCGAGGGCGCCCGCGGTGAGGGTGCGATCCTGCGCAACGCCTCCGGTGAGCGCTTCATGGAGCGCTACGCCCCCACGATCAAGGACCTGGCTCCGCGCGACATCGTCGCCCGCTCCATGGTCCAGGAGGTCCTGGACGGCCGCGGCGCCGGTCCGAACAAGGACTACGTGCTGCTGGACTGCACGCACCTGGGAGCCGAGATCCTCGAGACCAAGCTCCCCGACATCACCGAGTTCGCCCGCACCTACCTGGGCATCGACCCCGTGGTCGAGCCCGTGCCGGTCATGCCCACGGCGCACTACGCGATGGGCGGCATCCCGACCAACACCGACGCCGAGGTGCTCAGCGACAACACGACCGTCGTACCGGGCCTGTACGCCGCCGGCGAGTGCGCGTGCGTCTCGGTGCACGGCTCCAATCGCCTCGGCACGAACTCGCTGCTGGACATCAACGTGTTCGGCAAGCGCGCCGGCCGCAACGCGGTCGAGTACGCCAGGACGGCGGAGTTCGTCCCGCTGCCGGAGAACCCCGCCGCGTTCGTGTCCGACATGATCGAGGGCCTCCGCAACAACCAGGGCACCGAGCGGATCGCCGTGCTGCGCAAGACGCTGCAGGACGAGATGGACAAGGGCGCGCAGGTCTTCCGCACGCACGAGTCTCTCGAGCACGTGCTCGGCGTGATCGCCGAGCTGCGCGAGCGCTATCGCAACGTCCACGTCGACGACAAGGGACACCGCTTCAACACGGATCTGCTCGAGGCCGTCGAACTCGGCTTCCTGCTCGACCTCGCCGAGGTCGTCGTGTACGCCGCCCAGCACCGCGAGGAGAGCCGCGGCGGACACATGCGCGACGACTTCCCCAAGCGCGACGACGAGAACTGGATGAAGCACACCATGGCCTACCTGACGGGCGACCCGCACTCGTCGACGCCGGCCGATCACATCAGACTCGACTCGAAGCCGGTCGTCCAGACCCGCTACCAGCCGATGGAGAGGAAGTACTGA
- a CDS encoding succinate dehydrogenase iron-sulfur subunit, whose translation MSTAVAEAPGAESADSEVQSFLVTFIIRRFDPENDAEPHWVDYDVELYSTDRVLDALHKIKWEVDGSLSFRRSCAHGICGSDAMRINGRNRLACKTLIKDLDISKPIYVEAIKGLPLEKDLIVDMEPFFASYREVQPFLVASSTPEKGKERTQSIADRAIFDDTTKCILCAACTSSCPVFWTDGQYFGPAAIVNAHRFIFDSRDDNAGVRLDILNDKEGVWRCRTTFNCSEACPRGIEVTKAIAEVKQAVLRGRP comes from the coding sequence ATGTCCACCGCCGTCGCAGAGGCGCCTGGCGCCGAATCAGCGGACTCGGAAGTCCAGTCCTTCCTGGTCACGTTCATCATCCGTCGCTTCGACCCGGAGAACGACGCCGAACCGCACTGGGTCGACTACGACGTGGAGCTGTACTCCACCGACCGCGTCCTCGACGCGCTGCACAAGATCAAGTGGGAGGTCGACGGCTCGCTGAGCTTCCGCCGCTCCTGCGCCCACGGCATCTGCGGCTCCGACGCCATGCGCATCAACGGCCGCAACCGCCTGGCCTGCAAGACGCTGATCAAGGACCTGGACATCTCCAAGCCGATCTACGTCGAGGCGATCAAGGGCCTGCCGCTCGAGAAGGACCTCATCGTCGACATGGAGCCGTTCTTCGCGTCGTACCGCGAGGTGCAGCCCTTCCTGGTCGCCAGCTCGACCCCGGAGAAGGGCAAGGAGCGCACGCAGTCGATCGCCGACCGTGCGATCTTCGACGACACCACCAAGTGCATCCTGTGCGCCGCGTGCACGTCGTCCTGCCCCGTGTTCTGGACCGACGGGCAGTACTTCGGCCCGGCCGCGATCGTGAACGCGCACCGGTTCATCTTCGACTCGCGCGACGACAACGCGGGCGTCCGCCTCGACATCCTCAACGACAAGGAGGGCGTCTGGCGCTGCCGCACGACCTTCAACTGCTCCGAGGCGTGCCCCCGCGGCATCGAGGTGACCAAGGCGATCGCGGAGGTCAAGCAGGCGGTCCTGCGCGGCCGCCCATGA
- a CDS encoding YihY/virulence factor BrkB family protein: protein MSRPESTPTPSGDARAQRGAADVAAREEQHLRARWEQTQDTLRERFEDPISRATELTHRTLEWFPVRVWRNFLQHEGFLLAAGVSYQALFAGFAAVYVAFAIAGIWLGGSTEAIDGLIDVINNYIPGLIVEGGVITPEQVEEIAGGTTGTFSVTGAIALGALIWTAVGAISFARRAVRGVFGIPPDRRNYFLLKSRDFLGAIVFGAGLMLGTLLGTLGTWALEFAFRLIGLGDATTISSLTVRLVTIGILYVVNTVLLAGLFRFLTGTQLTWRRIMPGAFLGAAATTVLQLGFGLFLGYTPSNPLLATFTVFIVMLLWFRLIGIVLLVAASWIAVAAQDNHIALLPQSEAERLAAEHRALLIAAQVRLRTAQEARATAPWYRIWTADRAVREAQDELEQVEAATPPPPPKRRTRPAVAVERTGAGTAADAASRSAEKDVRRRR from the coding sequence GTGAGCCGCCCCGAGAGCACGCCGACGCCGTCCGGCGACGCGCGCGCGCAGCGCGGAGCGGCTGATGTCGCCGCGCGCGAGGAGCAGCACCTCCGGGCTCGGTGGGAGCAGACGCAGGACACCCTTCGCGAACGCTTCGAGGACCCCATCTCGCGAGCCACCGAGCTGACGCACCGCACGCTCGAGTGGTTTCCGGTGCGCGTGTGGCGCAACTTCCTGCAGCACGAAGGATTCCTCCTCGCCGCCGGCGTGAGCTACCAGGCCCTGTTCGCGGGCTTCGCAGCCGTCTACGTCGCCTTCGCGATCGCCGGGATCTGGCTGGGCGGCAGCACCGAGGCCATCGACGGCCTGATCGACGTCATCAACAACTACATCCCCGGGCTCATCGTCGAAGGCGGCGTGATCACCCCGGAGCAGGTGGAGGAGATCGCCGGCGGGACCACGGGCACCTTCAGCGTCACCGGTGCCATCGCGCTCGGCGCGCTGATCTGGACGGCCGTCGGTGCGATCTCCTTCGCACGGCGAGCTGTACGCGGGGTCTTCGGCATCCCGCCCGATCGGCGCAACTACTTCCTCCTCAAGAGCCGGGACTTCCTCGGAGCGATCGTCTTCGGCGCCGGCCTCATGCTCGGCACCCTGCTCGGCACGCTCGGCACGTGGGCGCTCGAGTTCGCCTTCCGGCTCATCGGCCTGGGCGATGCGACGACGATCTCCTCCCTGACGGTGCGTCTGGTGACGATCGGGATCCTGTACGTCGTGAACACCGTGCTGCTGGCCGGACTCTTCCGGTTCCTCACCGGGACCCAGCTCACGTGGCGGCGCATCATGCCCGGCGCCTTCCTCGGCGCAGCCGCGACGACCGTGCTCCAGCTCGGGTTCGGCCTCTTCCTCGGCTACACGCCGTCCAATCCCCTGCTGGCGACGTTCACCGTCTTCATCGTGATGCTGCTGTGGTTCCGTCTGATCGGCATCGTGCTGCTCGTCGCGGCCTCGTGGATCGCGGTGGCCGCGCAGGACAACCACATCGCGCTGCTGCCGCAGTCCGAGGCCGAGCGGCTCGCCGCGGAGCACAGGGCGCTGCTCATCGCCGCGCAGGTCCGACTGCGCACGGCTCAGGAGGCCAGGGCGACCGCGCCGTGGTACCGGATCTGGACGGCGGATCGCGCCGTCCGCGAGGCGCAGGACGAGTTGGAGCAGGTCGAGGCGGCGACGCCTCCTCCCCCGCCGAAACGCCGAACGCGCCCCGCCGTCGCCGTCGAACGGACCGGTGCCGGCACGGCCGCCGACGCCGCGTCCCGCTCCGCCGAGAAGGATGTCCGACGCCGCCGATAG
- a CDS encoding exodeoxyribonuclease III has translation MPHLRIATVNVNGIRAAARNGMSTWLDAADIDILTLQEVRGQDEHLEAALPGWSIIHDEATAKGRAGVAIASRTPALAVRTAIGPDDFDSRGRWIEGDFLLGDRPLTVVSAYVHSGEADTPKQDEKWRFLDALGPRLGELGADGALALVTGDLNVGHRELDIRNWRGNRKKAGFLPRERAYFDRFLGAAGVEIEAVDGTAGTGMGWVDVGRRFHGEVDGPYTWWSMRGKAFDNDSGWRIDYHLASPALAEHVESYHVARAASYDQRWSDHAPVVVDYRF, from the coding sequence ATGCCTCATCTGCGTATCGCCACGGTCAATGTCAACGGGATCAGGGCGGCCGCCCGCAACGGCATGAGCACCTGGCTGGATGCCGCTGACATCGACATCCTCACGCTGCAGGAGGTCCGCGGACAGGACGAGCATCTGGAAGCGGCGCTGCCCGGATGGTCGATCATCCACGACGAGGCGACGGCCAAGGGCCGCGCCGGCGTCGCCATCGCCAGCCGCACCCCGGCGCTGGCCGTCCGCACCGCGATCGGACCGGACGATTTCGACTCGCGCGGCCGGTGGATCGAGGGCGACTTCCTCCTCGGTGACCGGCCGCTTACCGTCGTGAGCGCCTACGTGCACTCCGGCGAGGCCGACACCCCCAAGCAGGACGAGAAGTGGCGTTTCCTCGATGCTCTCGGACCCCGGCTCGGCGAGCTCGGCGCCGACGGGGCTCTGGCGCTCGTCACGGGCGATCTCAACGTCGGCCACCGCGAGCTGGACATCAGGAACTGGCGCGGCAATCGGAAGAAGGCCGGCTTCCTGCCGCGCGAGCGCGCGTACTTCGATCGGTTCCTCGGCGCAGCGGGCGTCGAGATCGAAGCCGTCGACGGCACGGCGGGCACCGGGATGGGCTGGGTCGACGTGGGTCGTCGCTTCCACGGCGAGGTGGACGGCCCGTACACCTGGTGGTCCATGCGCGGCAAGGCGTTCGACAACGACTCCGGCTGGCGGATCGACTATCACCTGGCCAGCCCGGCTCTCGCCGAGCACGTCGAGTCGTACCACGTCGCGCGGGCGGCATCCTACGATCAGCGCTGGAGCGACCACGCACCCGTCGTGGTCGACTACCGCTTCTGA
- the trpS gene encoding tryptophan--tRNA ligase has protein sequence MTKPRLYSGMQPSADSLQIGNYIGALLQWRDLQSSYDAYFSVVDMHALTVAQDPKELREKTRRTAAQYIAAGIEPSLSTLYVQSHVRAHAELAWILSTITGFGEAGRMTQFKDKSTRYGADATSVGLFTYPVLMAADILLYQTDVVPVGDDQKQHVELTRDLAERFNSRFGTAFVVPAPVIQKDTARIYDLQNPTSKMSKSAESDAGVLWLLDDPAKTAKKIMRAVTDADGSVRFDRETKPGVSNLLTIYAALTGRQVASIEDEYAGRGYGDFKKGLAEVVVDEFEPVRTRALELLDDPAELDRILAVNAAKADAVADATLSDVYDKVGLLRRV, from the coding sequence GTGACCAAGCCTCGCCTCTACTCCGGAATGCAGCCCTCAGCCGACTCCCTCCAGATCGGCAACTACATCGGGGCGCTGCTGCAGTGGCGAGATCTGCAGAGCTCCTACGACGCGTACTTCTCCGTGGTCGACATGCATGCGCTGACCGTCGCGCAGGACCCCAAGGAGCTGCGCGAGAAGACCCGCCGGACCGCCGCCCAGTACATCGCCGCCGGCATCGAGCCCTCGCTATCGACGTTGTACGTGCAGTCGCACGTCCGTGCGCACGCCGAACTGGCGTGGATCCTCTCCACGATCACCGGCTTCGGCGAGGCCGGTCGGATGACCCAGTTCAAGGACAAGTCCACCCGCTACGGCGCCGACGCGACCTCGGTCGGACTGTTCACGTATCCGGTCCTGATGGCCGCCGACATCCTGCTCTACCAGACGGATGTCGTCCCCGTCGGCGACGATCAGAAGCAGCACGTCGAGCTCACGCGCGACCTCGCGGAGCGCTTCAACTCCCGATTCGGTACCGCTTTCGTGGTGCCCGCGCCCGTGATCCAGAAGGACACGGCGCGCATCTACGATCTGCAGAACCCGACGTCGAAGATGTCGAAGTCCGCGGAGAGCGACGCTGGGGTGCTGTGGCTGCTTGACGACCCGGCGAAGACGGCCAAGAAGATCATGCGAGCCGTCACGGATGCCGACGGCAGCGTGCGCTTCGACCGCGAGACCAAGCCGGGTGTCTCCAATCTCCTCACGATCTACGCGGCGCTGACGGGGCGGCAGGTCGCGTCCATCGAGGACGAGTACGCCGGTCGCGGCTACGGCGACTTCAAGAAGGGCCTCGCCGAGGTCGTCGTCGACGAGTTCGAGCCGGTGCGCACGCGTGCTCTCGAGCTGCTCGACGATCCGGCCGAACTCGATCGCATCCTCGCGGTGAACGCCGCCAAGGCCGACGCGGTCGCAGACGCGACGCTCTCCGACGTGTACGACAAGGTCGGACTGCTGCGTCGAGTCTGA
- a CDS encoding endonuclease domain-containing protein yields the protein MNTFLASHAIRRISTRELRTQGWHPRHITAAVADGRLRRLRRGWYALTSVPESAAFAAEHGGRIDCVWLLAELGVFVLDRSRPHIQIDRGASRVPTPPDGWVRHWRESTAERDDIMAPIVQALVQAVRCQGIRAAIATMDSAWHLGLVGEDDIGAVFELLPRRYRRMRGLLDPRSESGPETLVRLMLRATGASIELQVLIDGVGRVDLVVDGWLVIECDSRAHHSSMEAQLNDRRRDLALAALGYCVLRLLAEDIMYHPDRVQAALRGILRNRRP from the coding sequence ATGAACACCTTTCTCGCATCGCACGCGATCCGCCGCATCAGCACGCGTGAGCTCCGCACTCAAGGGTGGCACCCGCGTCACATCACCGCAGCCGTCGCGGATGGGCGACTGCGTAGGTTGCGAAGGGGTTGGTACGCGTTGACGAGCGTCCCCGAGAGCGCCGCGTTCGCTGCGGAGCACGGCGGCCGGATCGACTGCGTCTGGCTGCTCGCCGAACTCGGAGTGTTCGTCCTCGATCGTTCGAGGCCCCACATCCAGATCGATCGCGGGGCGAGTCGCGTCCCGACCCCACCTGACGGGTGGGTGCGCCACTGGCGCGAGAGCACGGCGGAGCGCGATGACATCATGGCGCCGATCGTGCAGGCGCTCGTACAGGCGGTGCGCTGCCAGGGCATCCGGGCGGCGATCGCGACGATGGACAGCGCATGGCATCTCGGACTCGTTGGCGAGGACGACATCGGCGCGGTCTTCGAACTCCTGCCTCGACGATATCGGCGGATGCGCGGTCTGCTGGATCCTCGCAGCGAATCCGGCCCGGAGACGCTGGTGCGACTGATGCTTCGGGCGACGGGAGCGTCGATCGAACTCCAGGTTCTGATCGACGGCGTCGGTCGGGTGGACCTCGTGGTCGACGGCTGGCTCGTCATCGAATGCGACAGCCGCGCTCATCACTCATCGATGGAGGCGCAGCTGAACGATCGCAGGCGCGATCTGGCATTGGCGGCCCTCGGCTACTGCGTGCTGCGTCTGCTCGCCGAGGACATCATGTACCACCCGGACCGCGTTCAGGCCGCCTTGCGTGGCATCCTGCGCAACCGCCGTCCATAG
- the pth gene encoding aminoacyl-tRNA hydrolase, translating to MAHTWLIVGLGNPGPRYETTRHNIGQMVVDELAQRRSEAFRVHKAGARVVETWLRPGGDKLVLAKPNTFMNVSGTPVSALARFYSVPAERVVVVHDELDIPFDAIKLKVGGGHGGHNGVRDVASALTTADFPRVRVGIGRPPGRQDPADWVLAPFGGEERKNLPVLVSDAADAVETLVADGLLAAQQKHHAPR from the coding sequence GTGGCGCACACGTGGCTGATCGTGGGACTGGGCAATCCCGGCCCCCGTTACGAGACCACACGGCACAACATCGGACAGATGGTCGTCGACGAGCTCGCACAGCGCCGCTCGGAGGCCTTCCGCGTGCACAAGGCGGGCGCACGCGTCGTCGAGACCTGGCTCCGCCCCGGCGGTGACAAGCTCGTGCTGGCGAAGCCGAACACGTTCATGAACGTGTCGGGCACTCCGGTCTCCGCGTTGGCCCGGTTCTACTCGGTACCCGCGGAGCGGGTCGTCGTCGTGCACGACGAGCTGGACATCCCGTTCGACGCGATCAAGCTCAAGGTCGGCGGTGGGCACGGCGGCCACAACGGCGTCCGGGATGTCGCGAGCGCTCTCACCACCGCTGATTTCCCACGGGTGCGCGTCGGAATCGGGCGCCCGCCCGGTCGCCAGGATCCCGCGGACTGGGTGCTGGCCCCGTTCGGCGGCGAGGAGCGCAAGAACCTGCCGGTCCTCGTCTCGGATGCCGCGGACGCCGTCGAGACGCTCGTCGCCGACGGGCTGCTCGCGGCGCAGCAGAAGCACCACGCACCGCGCTGA
- a CDS encoding 50S ribosomal protein L25/general stress protein Ctc, whose product MSDDTKVTAELRDSFGKGFARRLRAAGKIPAVLYGHGTDPVHVALPGHQVALIIRRANALLELDIEGKQHLALVKDVQKDPVHQIIEHIDLLVVKKGEKIQVDVPIVVTGESFAGTIVNLENTTLAVEAEATHIPENFEVSVEGLEEGAHITAADVKLPKGSSLLADPELLIVAISVPAATEEPEAAEGESEAATEASEEAAAE is encoded by the coding sequence ATGTCTGACGACACCAAGGTCACCGCCGAGCTGCGCGACAGCTTCGGCAAGGGCTTCGCCCGCCGTCTGCGCGCTGCAGGCAAGATCCCCGCCGTCCTCTACGGTCACGGCACCGACCCGGTCCACGTGGCGCTGCCCGGCCACCAGGTCGCGCTGATCATCCGCCGTGCCAACGCTCTGCTCGAGCTGGACATCGAGGGCAAGCAGCACCTCGCGCTGGTCAAGGACGTTCAGAAGGACCCCGTGCACCAGATCATCGAGCACATCGACCTCCTCGTCGTCAAGAAGGGCGAGAAGATCCAGGTCGACGTCCCGATCGTCGTCACCGGTGAGTCGTTCGCCGGCACGATCGTCAACCTCGAGAACACGACGCTCGCCGTCGAGGCCGAGGCGACGCACATCCCGGAGAACTTCGAGGTCTCCGTCGAGGGGCTCGAGGAGGGCGCGCACATCACCGCGGCCGACGTGAAGCTGCCCAAGGGCTCTTCGCTGCTCGCGGACCCCGAGCTGCTCATCGTCGCGATCTCGGTCCCGGCTGCCACCGAGGAGCCCGAGGCCGCCGAGGGCGAGTCCGAGGCTGCAACCGAGGCTTCCGAAGAGGCCGCAGCGGAGTAA